A stretch of the Nicotiana tabacum cultivar K326 chromosome 6, ASM71507v2, whole genome shotgun sequence genome encodes the following:
- the LOC107801191 gene encoding cytochrome P450 78A5 produces the protein MYSECSLLFIPSTAVLNYELLLFFLLFLAVFAFWLRPGGLAWAFTKARVSIPGPSGLPVLGLVLTFTGSLTHRLLAKLSNSLKAEPLMAFSVGFTRFIISSQPETAKEILNSSAFADRPVKESAYELLFHRAMGFAPYGEYWRNLRRISATHLFSPKRIACFGEFRREIGTKMATDIASLMEINGHVEVKRVLHFGSLNNVMRTVFGKCYDFNGQDGLELEYLVSEGYELLGIFNWSDHFPVLGWLDLQGVRRRCKELVARVNVFVGKIIEEHRSKRTENAGKGAADEGLSDFVDVLLDLEKDNKLSDSDMIAVLWEMIFRGTDTVAILLEWILARLVLHPDIQAKARREIDAVVGTDRGVRDSDLPNLPYLQGIVKETLRVHPPGPLLSWARLAIHDTNVGQHFIPAGTTAMVNMWAITHDEKIWSQPEEFMPERFLEEEIAIMGSDLRLAPFGSGRRVCPGKAMGLATVQLWLAQLLQEFKWVASDNGVDLSECLKLSMEMSHPLVCKAVSRVR, from the exons ATGTATTCTGAATGCTCTCTGCTCTTCATTCCTTCCACCGCTGTCCTCAACTATGAgcttcttctcttctttcttctctttcttgcTGTCTTTGCCTTCTGGCTTAGGCCTGGTGGACTTGCTTGGGCTTTTACTAAGGCCCGTGTATCCATTCCTGGACCATCTGGGTTACCTGTTCTTGGGTTGGTCTTAACTTTCACTGGTTCTCTCACTCACAGACTACTCGCAAAACTTTCTAATAGCTTAAAGGCAGAGCCATTAATGGCTTTTTCTGTTGGCTTTACTCGGTTTATAATATCTAGTCAGCCAGAGACTGCTAAGGAAATTCTCAACAGCTCGGCTTTTGCTGATAGGCCAGTGAAAGAGTCTGCTTATGAGCTTCTTTTTCACAGGGCGATGGGTTTTGCGCCTTATGGAGAGTACTGGAGGAACCTGAGAAGGATTTCAGCCACCCATTTGTTCAGTCCTAAAAGAATAGCTTGTTTTGGTGAGTTCAGGAGAGAGATAGGTACAAAGATGGCGACTGATATTGCCAGTTTGATGGAGATAAATGGACATGTTGAAGTGAAGAGGGTGTTGCATTTTGGGTCGCTGAACAATGTGATGAGGACTGTTTTTGGAAAATGTTATGATTTTAATGGACAAGATGGGCTGGAGTTGGAGTATTTGGTGAGTGAGGGATATGAGTTGCTGGGGATATTTAACTGGAGTGACCATTTTCCTGTGTTGGGGTGGCTAGATTTGCAAGGAGTAAGAAGAAGGTGCAAAGAGCTTGTGGCGCGAGTGAATGTTTTTGTTGGTAAGATCATTGAGGAGCACAGGTCTAAGAGGACTGAGAATGCTGGAAAAGGTGCTGCTGATGAAGGTTTGAGTGACTTTGTTGATGTCTTGCTTGATCTGGAAAAGGATAATAAACTCAGTGATTCGGACATGATTGCTGTTCTTTGg GAAATGATTTTTAGGGGAACCGATACTGTGGCTATCCTTCTTGAGTGGATTCTTGCCAGGTTGGTACTACATCCAGATATTCAAGCCAAAGCTCGACGTGAAATTGACGCCGTTGTTGGAACTGATAGAGGTGTACGTGATTCTGATTTGCCGAATCTGCCATATCTTCAAGGTATAGTGAAAGAGACTTTGAGAGTGCATCCGCCGGGTCCATTACTTTCATGGGCAAGGCTTGCAATTCATGATACAAACGTCGGTCAGCACTTCATCCCGGCTGGAACTACAGCCATGGTCAACATGTGGGCTATTACTCATGACGAAAAGATTTGGTCACAACCAGAAGAATTTATGCCAGAAAGGTTCTTGGAAGAAGAAATAGCTATTATGGGGTCTGATCTTAGGCTTGCTCCGTTTGGCTCTGGACGGAGGGTTTGTCCTGGAAAGGCAATGGGACTTGCTACTGTTCAGCTTTGGTTGGCTCAGTTACTTCAAGAATTCAAATGGGTTGCTTCTGATAATGGTGTGGATTTGTCCGAGTGTCTGAAATTGTCTATGGAAATGTCTCATCCTTTGGTTTGCAAGGCTGTTTCTAGGGTTCgttaa